One segment of Natranaeroarchaeum aerophilus DNA contains the following:
- a CDS encoding PfkB family carbohydrate kinase translates to MDQEVRKETAAAIEDCRESLPNELDAESVVFGFDGFVDRVRRMVAERQDEDTYDSLTTLEELGDRISTSAAADSSLSIEWLNTATRTGGHTAHLSRAYGHLGYDPVMIGTYGNPIEEPFIEEFDEFEMVSFGDPGYTDACEFDDGKLMLMEINKTRDLDWAEIVENTDPAELANRIDGATLFGMGYFADMPSFPDIVEGLLDDVWPLLDDPPGTVMVDPGDVRKLSEAELREGMDVITRLDDVATLTITANKFESTVLAETLVGGEYDTLAEASEAAYEALGVTRFVGHGAHESVVVTADGSSRVAVPRVEEPEITTSAGDHFNAGLSLGLVNDVPDRAAVAIGNAVASYFVGSGDQPSYEELNAYFDEYEAFLEE, encoded by the coding sequence ATGGACCAGGAAGTACGAAAAGAGACGGCCGCAGCGATCGAGGACTGCCGCGAGTCGTTGCCCAATGAACTCGACGCCGAGTCCGTGGTGTTCGGTTTCGATGGCTTCGTCGACCGGGTTCGGCGAATGGTCGCCGAGCGACAGGACGAGGATACCTACGATTCCCTGACGACGCTCGAAGAACTTGGCGATCGAATCAGCACGTCCGCGGCCGCCGATAGCTCACTGTCGATCGAGTGGCTCAACACGGCAACCCGAACCGGGGGTCATACCGCACACCTCTCCCGGGCGTACGGTCACCTCGGATACGATCCGGTGATGATCGGCACCTACGGTAACCCCATCGAGGAGCCCTTCATCGAGGAGTTCGACGAGTTCGAGATGGTCTCCTTTGGCGATCCGGGATACACGGACGCCTGCGAGTTCGACGACGGGAAACTGATGCTGATGGAGATCAACAAGACTCGTGATCTCGACTGGGCGGAGATCGTCGAGAACACCGATCCAGCAGAACTCGCAAACCGTATTGACGGTGCAACGCTGTTCGGAATGGGCTATTTTGCCGACATGCCGAGCTTCCCGGACATCGTAGAGGGCCTACTCGATGACGTCTGGCCGTTGCTCGATGATCCGCCAGGCACCGTCATGGTCGATCCGGGCGACGTCCGAAAGCTTAGCGAGGCCGAACTACGGGAGGGGATGGACGTCATCACTCGTCTGGACGACGTTGCGACGCTGACCATCACCGCGAACAAGTTCGAGTCGACAGTCCTCGCGGAGACGCTCGTCGGCGGGGAGTACGACACGCTCGCCGAGGCGTCCGAGGCCGCCTACGAAGCACTCGGTGTGACACGGTTCGTTGGGCACGGCGCACACGAGTCGGTCGTCGTTACTGCGGATGGGTCGAGCCGCGTTGCCGTTCCACGCGTTGAAGAACCCGAAATCACGACGAGCGCCGGTGATCATTTCAACGCTGGACTCTCGCTTGGCCTGGTCAACGACGTTCCGGACCGTGCCGCGGTCGCGATCGGGAACGCCGTCGCCTCGTACTTCGTCGGGAGCGGCGATCAGCCGTCCTACGAGGAACTCAACGCATACTTCGACGAGTACGAGGCGTTCCTCGAAGAGTAA
- the glpR gene encoding HTH-type transcriptional regulator GlpR, with protein MLPRQRRRTIVELVSERDGCSVTALADELDVSEATIRRDLQTLEDEQLIERSHGGALPVTSVGNEQAFDQKEVQNLDVKRTIADHAMDELQDGQVVFFDTGTTTMEVAKRAPADGSIVSVTNSPLLALELGGGDNDVKLTGGRLRQSTQALVGPSTEAFIERLHFDLLYLGTNAIDLETGLTTPNEAEAQAKRSMIDNSTRVVLVADATKFDERSFVQFADFEEIDLVITDERLSKQYRTAFDDTNTSYIDDI; from the coding sequence ATGTTACCACGACAACGGCGGCGGACGATCGTCGAACTCGTCTCCGAACGTGATGGCTGTTCGGTGACAGCGTTGGCCGACGAGCTCGACGTCTCCGAGGCGACGATCCGGCGCGACCTCCAGACGCTCGAAGACGAACAGCTGATCGAGCGCTCCCACGGCGGTGCGCTTCCGGTCACCAGCGTGGGCAACGAGCAGGCGTTCGATCAAAAGGAGGTCCAGAATCTGGACGTCAAACGGACGATCGCAGATCACGCAATGGACGAACTGCAGGACGGACAGGTCGTCTTCTTCGATACTGGGACGACGACGATGGAAGTCGCGAAACGCGCACCGGCCGATGGCTCGATCGTGTCCGTCACTAACTCGCCGTTGCTCGCACTCGAACTCGGTGGCGGGGACAACGACGTCAAACTCACCGGCGGTCGGCTCCGGCAGAGCACACAGGCGCTTGTCGGCCCGTCCACCGAGGCGTTCATCGAACGGCTGCACTTCGATCTCCTCTATCTGGGGACAAACGCAATCGATCTCGAGACGGGGCTCACGACACCCAACGAGGCCGAAGCACAGGCCAAACGCAGTATGATCGACAACTCGACGCGTGTCGTGCTGGTCGCGGACGCGACGAAGTTCGACGAGCGGAGCTTCGTCCAGTTCGCCGACTTCGAGGAAATCGATCTCGTGATCACCGACGAACGGCTCTCCAAACAGTACCGAACCGCGTTCGACGACACCAACACCAGCTACATCGACGACATATGA
- the pfkB gene encoding 1-phosphofructokinase — protein sequence MILTVTLNPAIDHTLALSEPLVDGDVARTGEYELNSGGKGINVSQYLRHLGVETTTTGLLGGMTGEFIRNELDEDGIAHDFVEVSERTRLNTTISAPDAEYKINHHGPTVDESVIDELIDLISDHDPEVVVIGGSLPPGLDVDAIDRLAEGGPWETVVDVGGESLAELDAQYSLCKPNEVELAAATGMPCETIAECREAAQALREQGFDRVVASLGAAGALYVSEDTVLFAESLDIDVADTVGAGDALLSGVLAALHTGESPERVLSYGVAVSARLVTTAGTVVDHLDDVPELADRVRIVEDPD from the coding sequence ATGATCCTCACAGTCACGCTCAATCCGGCGATCGATCACACGCTAGCACTTTCGGAACCACTGGTCGACGGCGACGTCGCCCGCACCGGCGAGTACGAACTCAACTCCGGCGGGAAGGGCATCAACGTCTCCCAGTATCTGCGCCACCTCGGCGTCGAAACGACAACAACCGGGCTGCTCGGTGGGATGACCGGCGAGTTCATCCGCAACGAACTCGACGAGGACGGGATCGCCCACGACTTTGTCGAGGTGTCCGAACGTACCCGTCTGAACACGACGATCTCTGCTCCCGACGCGGAGTACAAGATCAATCACCACGGTCCAACCGTCGACGAGTCGGTGATCGACGAGCTGATCGACCTGATTTCCGACCACGACCCGGAGGTCGTCGTGATCGGCGGCTCGCTCCCGCCCGGACTCGACGTCGACGCCATTGACCGCCTCGCGGAAGGTGGCCCCTGGGAAACCGTCGTCGACGTCGGCGGCGAGTCACTCGCCGAACTCGACGCCCAGTACAGCCTTTGCAAACCGAACGAGGTCGAGCTCGCTGCGGCCACCGGCATGCCGTGTGAAACGATCGCGGAGTGTCGCGAGGCCGCACAGGCGCTTCGCGAGCAGGGCTTCGACCGCGTCGTCGCCTCGCTGGGCGCGGCGGGTGCGCTGTACGTTTCCGAGGACACCGTTCTGTTTGCCGAATCCCTCGACATCGATGTCGCTGATACGGTTGGCGCGGGCGACGCGTTGCTCTCGGGCGTCCTCGCTGCCTTACACACGGGCGAGTCGCCAGAGCGCGTGCTTAGCTACGGCGTTGCGGTCTCCGCCCGGCTTGTCACCACCGCGGGGACGGTGGTCGACCACCTCGACGATGTCCCGGAACTTGCCGATCGGGTTCGAATCGTCGAGGACCCGGACTGA
- a CDS encoding type 1 glutamine amidotransferase domain-containing protein, with protein sequence MPNALFIVSEEGYWGEECIEPLTTLSDAGIEITVATPSGGPPVIDERSVDPDEVGEETATHVTEVHETDERMQNPAALADVTPDAYDAVVFPGGHGTVWDINQDRHARAALRAAVENEGTKALVVCHAVGILAFTRDSEGEFLVSGRDVTGFPNAWEDGIVDEQDLMADGRKLPYWVEDELNAAGGNWDAELDADTSVTVDGDLITARGPPSSHEAALVLLDEMGVSR encoded by the coding sequence ATGCCGAACGCACTCTTTATTGTCAGCGAAGAGGGGTACTGGGGCGAAGAATGTATTGAGCCGCTAACAACACTGTCGGACGCCGGTATCGAAATTACGGTGGCAACGCCCAGCGGCGGCCCGCCGGTGATCGACGAGCGATCGGTCGATCCTGACGAAGTCGGTGAGGAGACTGCGACACACGTAACCGAGGTCCACGAAACCGACGAGCGGATGCAGAATCCAGCGGCCCTTGCGGACGTCACCCCGGACGCGTATGACGCGGTCGTGTTTCCGGGGGGCCACGGCACCGTGTGGGACATAAACCAGGACCGCCACGCCCGGGCCGCACTCCGAGCGGCTGTCGAGAACGAGGGGACAAAGGCGCTTGTCGTCTGCCATGCGGTCGGGATTCTCGCCTTTACCCGCGACTCCGAAGGGGAGTTCCTCGTCTCCGGTCGGGACGTGACCGGGTTCCCGAACGCCTGGGAGGACGGGATCGTCGACGAGCAGGATCTAATGGCCGACGGTCGCAAACTCCCCTACTGGGTCGAGGATGAACTGAACGCCGCCGGTGGCAACTGGGACGCCGAACTCGACGCTGACACGTCGGTTACTGTCGACGGCGACCTCATCACGGCCCGTGGGCCGCCGTCATCTCACGAGGCTGCACTCGTTCTCCTCGACGAGATGGGAGTCAGCCGCTAG
- the fba gene encoding class II fructose-bisphosphate aldolase: MSFYDGSELETVYDDALEEGFGLIASNIAEPNTMIGLMEGAARNDSDLLLQASAGACRFAGNGDAKAGLEALGGYIDALAEGFDIGVFLNMDHQTDMDFIEYQMETDIPSSVMIDASHEPFEENIAESKKVVEMVDEYDADILIEAELGQIKGVEDEIDVEDAFYTDPEQAVEFVDRTGCDLLAISVGTQHGVAKGKDLELRPDLAGDIRQALRDHGLDTPLVLHGSSGVQPDQLQEMLQHGICKVNKDTRYQYEYTRTAFDYYDEHRDAIFPPEGVPDSRDTFFNDTDWSPNKDHFDPRVTGREIRERIADVHADLTEVSGSAGRSKFD; encoded by the coding sequence ATGTCATTCTACGACGGCAGTGAACTCGAGACCGTGTACGACGACGCGCTAGAGGAAGGATTCGGCCTGATCGCCTCGAACATCGCGGAGCCGAACACGATGATCGGCCTGATGGAAGGGGCGGCGCGCAACGACTCGGACCTGTTGTTGCAGGCCTCCGCCGGTGCCTGCCGGTTCGCCGGGAACGGCGACGCCAAAGCGGGACTGGAAGCGCTCGGTGGCTACATCGACGCGCTCGCCGAGGGGTTCGATATCGGCGTGTTCCTCAACATGGACCACCAGACAGACATGGACTTCATCGAGTACCAGATGGAGACCGACATCCCCTCCTCGGTGATGATCGACGCCTCCCACGAGCCGTTCGAGGAGAACATCGCCGAGAGCAAGAAGGTCGTCGAGATGGTCGACGAGTACGATGCCGACATCCTCATCGAAGCCGAACTGGGCCAGATCAAAGGCGTCGAGGACGAGATCGACGTCGAGGACGCCTTCTACACCGATCCAGAGCAGGCCGTCGAGTTCGTCGACCGGACGGGCTGTGACCTGCTGGCGATCTCGGTGGGCACCCAGCACGGCGTCGCCAAAGGAAAGGATCTGGAGCTTCGCCCCGATCTCGCGGGCGACATCCGCCAGGCCCTGCGTGACCACGGGCTCGACACCCCGCTCGTCCTGCACGGCTCCTCGGGCGTCCAGCCCGACCAGCTGCAGGAGATGCTCCAGCATGGCATCTGCAAGGTCAACAAGGACACCCGCTACCAGTACGAGTACACCCGGACCGCCTTCGACTACTACGACGAGCACCGCGACGCCATCTTCCCGCCCGAGGGCGTGCCGGACTCGCGTGACACCTTCTTCAACGACACCGACTGGTCGCCGAACAAGGATCACTTCGACCCCCGCGTCACCGGCCGGGAGATCCGCGAGCGCATCGCGGACGTCCACGCCGACCTGACCGAGGTCTCCGGTAGTGCAGGACGGAGTAAGTTCGACTAG
- a CDS encoding Gfo/Idh/MocA family protein — protein sequence MEFGILSTAAIARESVIPAIRATAASVGAIASRDDDRAASVADELSIPRSYGSYDALLNDSDIDAVYIPVPNGLHAEWTKRAADAGLDVLCEKPLTVDAAEAREVVDHCERRDVTLMEAFMYRFHPRTERAIELAADRLDDVRSVSASFKFPLFGDPDDIRLNPGLAGGSLMDVGAYTVSAARQFLGEPDRAYAHMDDSRESGVDTEVAGVLEYADGSSARIASGFDTETVQRYRVEARNGWIEVEHAFSPPEDEAATLQYEIDSIRDSERFDPVDQYRLQIEHFIDCVESGSRPRTDGAEAIANMAVIDALYESADRHAPASVDTRR from the coding sequence ATGGAATTTGGCATCCTCAGCACGGCGGCCATCGCCCGGGAATCGGTTATTCCCGCGATTCGAGCGACGGCTGCCAGTGTCGGTGCGATCGCCTCCCGTGATGACGACCGGGCGGCATCGGTCGCCGACGAACTATCGATCCCCCGGAGCTACGGATCCTACGACGCGTTGCTCAACGACTCTGACATCGACGCGGTCTACATCCCGGTCCCGAACGGCCTCCACGCCGAGTGGACGAAACGCGCGGCCGATGCCGGACTCGATGTCCTCTGTGAGAAACCGCTCACTGTCGACGCCGCGGAAGCCCGCGAGGTCGTCGATCACTGTGAGCGACGGGATGTCACGCTCATGGAGGCGTTCATGTACCGGTTTCACCCCCGGACCGAGCGGGCGATCGAACTCGCCGCCGACCGTCTCGACGACGTCCGATCGGTTTCGGCGTCGTTCAAGTTCCCGCTGTTCGGTGACCCCGATGACATCCGACTGAATCCCGGGCTCGCCGGTGGCAGCCTGATGGATGTCGGCGCGTACACCGTCTCGGCGGCGCGGCAGTTCCTCGGCGAACCGGATCGGGCGTACGCACACATGGATGACTCCCGTGAGTCGGGCGTCGACACTGAGGTCGCCGGTGTACTGGAGTACGCCGACGGCTCCTCGGCACGGATCGCATCGGGCTTCGACACCGAGACCGTCCAGCGCTACCGCGTTGAGGCCCGGAACGGCTGGATCGAGGTCGAGCACGCGTTCAGCCCGCCCGAAGACGAGGCGGCGACACTCCAGTACGAGATCGACAGCATTCGTGACAGCGAGCGATTCGACCCGGTCGATCAGTACCGGCTGCAGATCGAGCATTTCATTGACTGTGTCGAGTCGGGATCCCGACCGCGGACCGACGGTGCGGAAGCGATCGCGAACATGGCCGTTATCGACGCGCTGTACGAGAGCGCCGACCGCCATGCACCTGCTTCGGTCGATACCCGAAGATAA
- a CDS encoding AGE family epimerase/isomerase: protein MTGNQYRDDDWLKNEVERLLEFYYPNCLDDVHGGYIAQFDEASGECYDPDSKHLVATARFVTNFAVADQLGGPEWCRPAAERGVDFLLDVHRDSEHGGFHWLLDGTEPVDSRRVCYGHAFVLLALSRAAEIGIGRAQSDLGSVLDLIDERFWEADYGLCASEYDREWTSTDSYRGQNANMHTCEAMIAAYEATSDTRYLDRAMTIADSLTRDLTAETDGLIWEHYTANWEHDFEYNRDDPTHTFRPWGYQPGHQIEWAKLLAILDRHADASWLVPRAEELFDAAIEYGWDDNRGGFYYSFDLDGEPLVTDKYSWEVAEAIGAATVLAGRTDRDRYLEWYDRFWDYADEYMIAPGARNWYTKVTETNEPVPTTQGVAVEPGYHPIGVCFEGVRSFS from the coding sequence ATGACCGGAAACCAGTACCGCGACGACGACTGGCTCAAAAACGAGGTCGAACGGCTCCTCGAGTTCTACTACCCAAACTGTCTCGATGACGTCCACGGAGGGTACATCGCCCAGTTCGACGAAGCGTCCGGCGAGTGCTACGATCCCGATTCGAAGCATCTCGTGGCGACGGCCCGCTTTGTCACGAACTTCGCCGTCGCGGATCAGCTTGGCGGCCCGGAGTGGTGTCGTCCGGCGGCCGAGCGAGGCGTCGACTTCCTGCTCGACGTCCATCGTGACAGCGAGCACGGTGGCTTCCACTGGCTGCTCGATGGCACCGAGCCGGTCGACTCGCGCCGAGTCTGTTACGGTCATGCGTTCGTCCTGCTTGCACTCTCGCGTGCCGCGGAGATCGGTATCGGTCGGGCCCAGTCGGATCTCGGTTCAGTTTTAGACCTCATCGACGAGCGGTTCTGGGAAGCAGACTACGGTCTCTGCGCAAGCGAGTACGATCGGGAGTGGACGAGCACCGACTCCTACCGTGGCCAGAACGCCAACATGCACACCTGTGAGGCGATGATCGCCGCTTACGAGGCCACCAGCGACACCCGGTATCTCGACCGGGCGATGACTATCGCCGACTCGCTCACCCGTGACCTCACCGCCGAGACGGACGGACTTATCTGGGAGCATTATACCGCCAACTGGGAGCACGATTTTGAGTACAATCGCGATGACCCGACACACACGTTCCGCCCCTGGGGCTACCAGCCGGGCCACCAGATCGAGTGGGCGAAACTGCTCGCCATCCTCGACCGACACGCCGACGCATCGTGGCTTGTCCCGCGGGCCGAGGAACTGTTCGACGCCGCGATCGAGTACGGCTGGGACGACAATCGTGGTGGCTTCTATTACTCGTTTGACCTCGATGGCGAGCCGCTGGTCACCGACAAGTACTCCTGGGAAGTCGCAGAAGCGATCGGGGCTGCCACTGTGCTCGCAGGCCGAACCGATCGGGATCGATATCTCGAGTGGTACGACCGTTTCTGGGACTACGCCGACGAGTACATGATCGCACCCGGGGCTCGCAACTGGTACACGAAAGTCACCGAGACCAACGAGCCCGTACCCACGACCCAGGGCGTCGCCGTTGAGCCGGGGTACCACCCGATCGGAGTCTGTTTCGAGGGGGTCCGATCGTTCTCGTAG
- a CDS encoding metal-dependent hydrolase has product MWPLVHPFFGYLCYSAYRRLDGEVPTAGPTVAVVIGALLPDLVDQPLRILLAGHVGRSLAHSLFVAVPTILLVWYVAQHRGRARLGVGFAVGYLSHLVSDAFWPLLVGAYDELGYLLWPITSMPEYQGRKVLGELGSVTVTTYWLEAVVVLVAVGVWWRDGRPILERGG; this is encoded by the coding sequence ATGTGGCCGCTGGTGCATCCGTTCTTTGGGTACCTCTGTTATAGCGCATATCGACGTCTCGATGGTGAGGTCCCCACCGCTGGCCCAACCGTTGCAGTCGTGATCGGTGCGCTGTTACCGGACCTCGTCGATCAGCCGCTACGAATCCTGCTGGCCGGGCATGTCGGGCGCTCGCTGGCCCACTCGCTGTTCGTTGCCGTGCCGACGATCCTGCTGGTGTGGTATGTCGCCCAGCACAGGGGACGAGCACGTCTCGGCGTTGGCTTCGCGGTCGGCTATCTCTCCCATCTGGTCTCCGATGCGTTCTGGCCGCTGCTTGTCGGCGCGTACGACGAACTCGGCTATTTGCTCTGGCCAATCACGTCGATGCCCGAGTATCAGGGCCGGAAAGTGCTCGGCGAACTCGGGAGCGTGACAGTTACGACGTACTGGCTGGAAGCGGTTGTCGTGCTCGTCGCGGTTGGGGTCTGGTGGCGTGACGGGCGGCCCATCCTTGAGCGAGGAGGGTGA